The Phyllostomus discolor isolate MPI-MPIP mPhyDis1 chromosome 4, mPhyDis1.pri.v3, whole genome shotgun sequence genome window below encodes:
- the NUS1 gene encoding dehydrodolichyl diphosphate synthase complex subunit NUS1, with the protein MTGLYELVWRVLHALLCLHRTLTYWLRVRFGTWNWLWRRCCRAASAAVLAPLVFTLRKPPAVGRNRRQHRHPRGGPGLGAPHPQLRWRADGRSLKKLPVHMGLVITEEEQETSFSDIASLVVWCMAVGISYISVYDHQGIFKRNNSRLMDEILKQQQELLGLDCSKYSTEFANSNDKDDQVLNCQSAVKVLSPEDGKADIVRAAQEFCQLVAQQQQKSTDLDVHMLDSLLSASGFPDPDVVLKFGPVESTLGFLPWHIRLTEIISLPSHLNIRYEDFFSALRQYAACEQRLGK; encoded by the exons ATGACGGGGCTGTATGAGCTGGTGTGGCGGGTGCTGCACGCTTTGCTCTGCCTGCACCGCACGCTCACCTACTGGCTCCGCGTTCGGTTCGGCACCTGGAACTGGCTCTGGCGGCGCTGCTGCCGCGCCGCCTCCGCCGCGGTCCTAGCGCCGCTCGTCTTCACGCTCCGCAAGCCCCCGGCTGTAGGCAGGAACCGCCGTCAGCACCGGCACCCGCGAGGGGGGCCGGGCCTGGGCGCCCCCCATCCCCAGCTGCGCTGGCGGGCGGACGGCCGTTCCCTGAAGAAGCTCCCGGTGCACATGGGCCTGGTGATCACCGAGGAAGAGCAGGAGACTAGCTTCTCGGACATCGCAAGCCTCGTGGTGTGGTGCATGGCTGTGGGCATCTCCTACATTAGCGTCTACGACCACCAAG gtattttcaaaagaaataactCCAGGTTGatggatgaaattttaaaacaacagcaGGAACTTCTGGGCTTAGATTGTTCGAAGTACTCAACAGAGTTTGCAAATAGTAATGACAAAGATGATCAAG TTTTAAATTGCCAATCAGCAGTGAAGGTCCTGTCCCCAGAAGATGGCAAAGCGGATATTGTGCGAGCTGCTCAGGAATTTTGCCAGTTAGTAGCCCAGCAGCAACAGAAATCCACGGATTTAGATGTACATATGTTAGACAGTTTACTTA GTGCAAGTGGTTTTCCTGATCCTGATGTAGTATTGAAGTTTGGGCCTGTGGAGAGCACATTAGGCTTTCTTCCCTGGCACATCAGATTGACTGAGATTAT ttctttgcCTTCCCACCTAAACATCAGATATGAGGACTTTTTCTCAGCACTTCGTCAGTATGCAGCGTGTGAGCAGCGTCTGGGAAAGTAG